From Ruminococcus sp. HUN007, a single genomic window includes:
- a CDS encoding transposase, whose translation MYDKFIIAIDVSDTELPNMPLLCEKYGGTGSKSSSPTARMSIAYDVMNDFIMSADFTEMSTGERELALIHIDEISRYMDLKSCLFIMDRGYASEELIKVLSKQSTSGFLDHNVSC comes from the coding sequence ATGTATGACAAATTCATTATTGCCATAGACGTTTCTGATACCGAACTTCCGAACATGCCTTTACTCTGCGAAAAATACGGCGGTACCGGATCAAAATCGTCATCTCCGACTGCTCGTATGAGCATTGCCTACGATGTTATGAACGATTTTATCATGTCCGCTGATTTTACTGAAATGAGTACTGGAGAGCGTGAACTTGCGCTGATTCACATTGATGAAATAAGCAGATATATGGATTTAAAGTCGTGCCTGTTTATCATGGACAGAGGTTACGCAAGTGAAGAACTGATAAAAGTGTTATCCAAGCAATCAACTTCAGGATTTCTGGATCACAATGTATCTTGCTAA
- a CDS encoding DUF2971 domain-containing protein: MFGLLLDNRCKRNFNKETIDFLLKPVLNYNYQGGFLCNYEAEKYDDAISLMNEIYLSKNDGNDIHPLMYIKKYFSYDYFTKFQNSSLHNWGVASLTKNCVDDLMWTHYADSHTGICLAFELDCKEGSIVDYNNYFEPESLSYFHSNATLGNYIRFDKVKYTDEITKKNVFSLMECFTYGAANDIFSYYGGIDKYCDRESRIKNINEVLFEAGCTKKRKWNYEEEYRMVMFGLHDRYGKKASLKYRKTLLKGIIFGCKVDKSIKKEVIDRINDLYKDLSSKPIFYQAKYLNSTDEMIIIKA, translated from the coding sequence TTGTTTGGATTGTTATTAGATAATCGTTGTAAAAGAAATTTTAATAAAGAGACTATTGATTTTTTACTTAAACCTGTGCTGAATTACAATTATCAAGGCGGCTTTTTATGCAATTATGAAGCAGAAAAATATGATGATGCTATTTCTTTGATGAATGAAATATATTTATCAAAGAATGATGGAAATGATATACATCCATTGATGTATATCAAAAAATATTTTAGCTATGATTATTTTACAAAATTCCAAAATAGCTCTCTTCATAACTGGGGTGTAGCCAGTTTAACTAAGAATTGTGTTGATGATTTGATGTGGACGCACTATGCTGATTCGCATACTGGTATATGTCTTGCGTTTGAACTGGATTGCAAGGAAGGAAGCATTGTGGATTATAATAATTATTTTGAACCTGAATCGCTTTCATATTTTCATTCAAACGCAACACTGGGGAATTATATCCGATTTGATAAGGTAAAGTATACGGATGAAATTACAAAGAAAAATGTTTTTAGTTTGATGGAATGTTTTACTTATGGTGCTGCAAATGATATTTTTTCTTATTATGGTGGTATAGATAAATATTGTGATAGAGAAAGTAGAATAAAAAATATCAATGAGGTTTTATTTGAAGCAGGTTGTACTAAAAAAAGAAAATGGAATTATGAAGAAGAGTATAGAATGGTGATGTTTGGACTTCATGACCGTTATGGTAAAAAAGCATCTTTAAAATATAGAAAGACTTTATTAAAGGGTATTATATTTGGATGTAAAGTGGATAAATCCATTAAGAAAGAAGTTATTGATAGAATTAACGACTTGTATAAAGATTTGTCGTCTAAACCTATTTTTTATCAAGCAAAATATTTGAATAGTACTGATGAAATGATTATTATTAAAGCGTAA